From one Ignavibacteria bacterium genomic stretch:
- the scpA gene encoding methylmalonyl-CoA mutase — protein sequence MGTNREKWEELAAKELRGADPASLTRTNSDGIAVKPVYFQEDVDGITGLNGIPGSPPYNRGPYATMYTNRPWTIRQYAGFSTAEESNAFYRKALAAGQKGLSVAFDLATHRGYDSDHPRVVGDVGKAGVAIDTIEDMKLLFNGIPLDTMSVSMTMNGAVIPIMAMFIVAAEEQGVPPEKLTGTIQNDILKEFMVRNTYIYPPGPSMRIVSDIISFISERMPQFNSISISGYHMHEAGATAVQELAYTIADGIEYVKVAIARGMNVDQFAPRLSFFFGIGIDFFTEVAKLRAARRLWYEQMQQFKPGKAGSSILRTHCQTSGWSLTAQDPLNNIVRTTIEALAATLGGTQSLHTNSYDEALGLPTEQSARIARNTQLILDRESGITKVADPLGGSYYIEWLTNSLVEKATELLREVESYGGMTAAIQAGIPKMRIEESAALKQAAIDKGTDVIVGVNAFKLQTEDAIDVRVIDNTAVRAAQIERLKQVRAARNEADVQISLSALENTAKGRGNVLEAAITCARKRATLGEISKALENVFSRFEATTMTIEGVYARAYSGNDQFDAVRKKILQFEEKHGRRPRILIAKLGQDGHDRGAKVIATAFADLGFDVDIGPLFSTPAEVARMGSDNDVHLIGVSSLAAGHLTLVGDLLTELRNSEASSIKVLVGGVIPPHDVPTLLNMGAAMVFSSGANIIESANSVIDMLLTA from the coding sequence ATGGGAACTAACCGTGAAAAGTGGGAAGAGCTGGCAGCAAAGGAGTTGCGCGGTGCCGATCCTGCATCACTAACAAGAACGAATTCCGACGGAATTGCTGTTAAACCTGTTTATTTCCAGGAAGATGTTGACGGAATAACCGGTTTGAACGGTATTCCGGGATCACCACCATATAATCGTGGTCCGTATGCAACGATGTACACCAACCGTCCGTGGACAATTCGGCAGTACGCCGGCTTTTCTACGGCAGAAGAGAGTAATGCTTTTTATCGAAAGGCACTTGCTGCAGGGCAAAAAGGTTTGTCGGTTGCTTTTGACCTGGCAACCCATCGGGGGTACGATAGTGATCACCCAAGGGTTGTAGGTGATGTTGGGAAGGCAGGAGTTGCAATTGATACCATTGAAGACATGAAACTGTTATTCAATGGGATCCCACTGGATACGATGAGTGTAAGTATGACAATGAACGGAGCCGTTATTCCGATAATGGCAATGTTTATCGTTGCAGCCGAGGAGCAAGGTGTCCCGCCAGAAAAACTCACCGGAACGATACAGAACGACATACTAAAAGAATTTATGGTTCGGAACACCTATATCTACCCGCCCGGACCAAGCATGCGTATCGTTTCGGATATCATCTCGTTTATAAGTGAGCGCATGCCTCAGTTTAATTCGATTAGCATTTCGGGCTATCACATGCACGAAGCCGGAGCAACTGCCGTACAGGAGCTGGCGTATACCATTGCCGATGGAATTGAGTATGTGAAAGTAGCAATTGCCCGAGGCATGAACGTAGATCAGTTTGCACCGCGATTAAGCTTTTTCTTTGGTATTGGAATAGATTTTTTTACTGAAGTGGCAAAACTTCGGGCAGCTCGCAGACTGTGGTACGAGCAGATGCAACAGTTTAAGCCGGGAAAAGCCGGAAGCAGCATCCTTCGTACTCACTGCCAAACATCAGGATGGTCACTAACAGCCCAGGATCCGCTGAACAATATCGTGCGTACCACGATTGAAGCGCTGGCGGCTACCTTAGGCGGGACACAGTCACTTCATACAAACTCGTACGATGAAGCGCTTGGTCTCCCTACCGAACAGTCTGCACGGATTGCCCGCAATACACAGTTAATTCTGGACCGTGAAAGTGGCATCACAAAGGTTGCCGATCCTTTGGGTGGGTCGTACTACATTGAATGGTTAACAAACTCACTCGTTGAAAAAGCTACTGAGCTGCTCCGCGAAGTTGAATCCTATGGTGGAATGACGGCCGCGATTCAGGCCGGAATTCCCAAGATGCGAATTGAAGAAAGTGCTGCCTTGAAGCAGGCAGCCATCGATAAGGGGACTGATGTTATTGTTGGTGTTAACGCTTTCAAACTACAGACTGAAGATGCCATTGATGTTCGTGTGATTGACAATACCGCAGTCCGGGCAGCACAGATTGAACGTCTGAAACAGGTTCGGGCTGCACGGAACGAGGCTGATGTTCAGATATCATTGTCAGCCCTTGAAAACACCGCAAAAGGACGTGGTAATGTTCTGGAAGCAGCCATTACCTGCGCACGTAAAAGGGCAACTCTGGGTGAGATATCCAAGGCACTTGAAAATGTTTTTTCACGCTTCGAGGCAACCACAATGACCATTGAAGGAGTATATGCCCGCGCCTACTCCGGTAACGATCAGTTTGATGCTGTGAGAAAAAAGATCCTGCAATTCGAGGAAAAACACGGAAGGCGTCCGCGGATTTTAATTGCCAAGCTTGGGCAGGACGGACATGATCGTGGTGCAAAAGTTATTGCTACTGCGTTTGCTGACCTAGGTTTTGATGTGGATATTGGTCCGTTGTTCTCTACTCCAGCCGAAGTGGCCAGAATGGGATCTGACAACGACGTTCACCTCATCGGAGTCAGCAGTCTTGCCGCCGGACATCTTACTCTGGTTGGTGACCTTCTTACCGAGCTAAGGAACTCTGAAGCGTCATCCATTAAGGTGTTAGTTGGTGGCGTTATTCCGCCACATGATGTGCCAACTCTACTGAATATGGGTGCTGCTATGGTTTTTAGTTCCGGTGCCAATATCATTGAATCTGCCAACTCGGTTATTGATATGCTCCTTACAGCGTAA